Within Terriglobia bacterium, the genomic segment GTGCGCCGAACAAGCCTCGCACTTGGGAGGGAGTTCCACCGGCTCGCTGGCGCGAACAACAGCGTGCAAGGGCAGCATCGTAACCGGGACCAATTCGATTTGTAAGGAGAAACGATGCAAAAGCGCAAACTTGGAAAAAGCAACCTAGAGGTTTCGGCAATCGGTCTTGGCTGTATGGGAATGAGCTTTTCCTATGGCCCGGCCAAAGACAAGCAGGAGATGACCACTCTTCTTCATGCCGCCGTGGATCGCGGCATCACATTCTTTGACACCGCCGAAGTTTACGGCCCGTACTTGAACGAAGAGCTGGTGGGCGAAGCTCTCGCTCCGTTCCGAGGGAAAGTGGTGATCGCCACCAAGTTCGGGTTCGATCTGAGCGGCAGCGATAATCGACCGGGAGCGGCAGGTCTGAATAGTCGGCCGGAGCACATCAAGCAGGCCGTCGAAGGGTCGCTCAAGCGGCTCAGGGTCGAGACCATTGACCTGCTCTATCAGCACCGAGTTGACCCGAATGTGCCGATTGAAGACGTTGCGGGAGCGGTGAAGAATCTGATTCAGCAAGGTAAGGTGCAGCACTTCGGACTTTCCGAGGCAGGCGCGAAGACGATTCGTCGCGCTCACGCCGTCCAGCCGCTCACGGCTCTCCAGAGCGAATATTCGCTTTGGTGGAGGAAGCCGGAGCAAGAAGTGATACCGACACTTGCGGAGCTCGGGATTGGCCTCGTCCCGTATAGTCCTCTCGGCAAGGGATTCCTGACTGGAGCAATCAAAGAGAGCGCGACATTCGATACCTCCGACTTCCGCAGCACTCTTCCTCGGTTTACGCCGGAGGCTCTCAAGGCAAACCAGGCACTGATTGATCTGCTCGGCAGCATTGGGAAGCGGAAGAAGGCGACTCCTGCGCAGATCGCACTAGCTTGGCTACTCGCTCAAAAGCCGTGGATTGTTCCGATCCCGGGCACGACGAAACTAAACCGCCTCGAAGAGAACATCGGAGCAGCGGCAGTCGAACTGACGCCCGACGACCTCCGCGACCTCGATAGCGCCGCCTCAAAGATTAAGGTGGAAGGGGCGCGGTACCCGGAAAAACTCGAGCGAATGACCGGTCTGTGAGCGGCAAGAGGTAACGAAACGCTAGAGAGAGCAGCATGGGGATCGGCATCTTGGGTTTCGATCCGGTGGATTGCGGCCCTCTTCGGATCGCTCGATACACCGAGCCGTTCGCGCTGCTCATCGGCGAACTCGCCGAAAGGGGCAAAGGAGGGCGGTTCCGATGATTGAACGTGAAAGGAGTAATCAGGATGAGTAAAGAACCGACAGCCGCGCAGAAGATGATTGGTGACTTCGCGCCCAAGCTGGTTGATCTGACAGATCGCGTGCTTTTCGGAGACGTATGGGAACGCCCGGAGCTCTCTAAGCGCGACCGTGGTCTCGCAACCGTGGCGGCGCTGATTGCGATGAATCGTCCGGATCAGTTGCGGTTTCACCTGGGTCATGCCGTGCAGAATGGAGTCGAGAAGGAAGAATTGATTGAGGTCATTACGCATCTGGCATTTTATTCAGGCTGGCCCAATGCAATGAGCGCCATCATGGTCGCAAAAGAGGTGTTCTCGAAGGCCTGAAAGCCGAGAGCTATCAAGCTAAGCGTTAGGTACAGAAAAGTGCACATGGCAAAGCGGAACGATGCTTTAACAGATCGCCTTTCTCGAGATCGCGAAATCACGATTACCGTGACCGGCAGAAAGTCAGGACGCACCATCTCACTGCCAATCTGGTTCGTGTGGGATGACGGCAAGCTGTACCTCTTGCCGGTGAAGGGGTCGGATACACAATGGTACAAGAACGTTCTGAAGAACCCCTCAATTCGGATTGATGCTGGGGGTACACAGAGTGAACTTAAGGTTTTTGCTGTCACTGACGCCACGCAGGTGAAGTCCGTGATCGAGAAACTCCGCGACAAGTACGGGGCAAACAACGTGAAGAAGTACTATTCAAAGCTCGACGTTGCTGTTGTCGCTCGAGTGCGGTGATGACCTCCCTTTCCGCTATCGGCCATGCTCGCTGCCAGCGATCACCAAGTCAATCCTGTGGCGAACTACGGAGGCTTGGCCGACCGGCCGCATGAGGCCCGCGATAGTGTTTTGGATAGTGGGCAAGCCGGAAGTCATCGGTTCGTCTGTTGGAGTAGTACCGATAAAACGCGCTTACCGTCGTTAATTCCCGAGTCGTCGGCGACACAGAGCCAGCAACGCGACCGGAAGCGCGCAGTGTGCCGAAAAATTCTTGCGGACACCCCAGAAACGCAATCCAGGTGAGTGATTGAAGGGCGATGAGATCGTTAGGATTTGGACCCGAAACCAATGGACTTAGCGGCCCAATCCGGCAAAATTCAAGAAAGGCCACTCGTGTCAGCGATTGATTCTTTTGGTGGGCCCGCCAGGATTTGAACCTGGGACCAATGGATTATGAGTAGTCAGAGCTGGCGGCGCCAGTCCTGAGTTTCGCCCTGCCAATCAATGACTTACCGGGGTGGCATTTGTGAGGTGTGCCGTAAAGTGTGCCGTGAAATTTTTCGGCCGTTATCATCCCTTGAGCTCCCCAGATTATAAGAGCGGAGC encodes:
- a CDS encoding nitroreductase/quinone reductase family protein; amino-acid sequence: MAKRNDALTDRLSRDREITITVTGRKSGRTISLPIWFVWDDGKLYLLPVKGSDTQWYKNVLKNPSIRIDAGGTQSELKVFAVTDATQVKSVIEKLRDKYGANNVKKYYSKLDVAVVARVR
- a CDS encoding aldo/keto reductase, whose product is MQKRKLGKSNLEVSAIGLGCMGMSFSYGPAKDKQEMTTLLHAAVDRGITFFDTAEVYGPYLNEELVGEALAPFRGKVVIATKFGFDLSGSDNRPGAAGLNSRPEHIKQAVEGSLKRLRVETIDLLYQHRVDPNVPIEDVAGAVKNLIQQGKVQHFGLSEAGAKTIRRAHAVQPLTALQSEYSLWWRKPEQEVIPTLAELGIGLVPYSPLGKGFLTGAIKESATFDTSDFRSTLPRFTPEALKANQALIDLLGSIGKRKKATPAQIALAWLLAQKPWIVPIPGTTKLNRLEENIGAAAVELTPDDLRDLDSAASKIKVEGARYPEKLERMTGL
- a CDS encoding carboxymuconolactone decarboxylase family protein; translated protein: MSKEPTAAQKMIGDFAPKLVDLTDRVLFGDVWERPELSKRDRGLATVAALIAMNRPDQLRFHLGHAVQNGVEKEELIEVITHLAFYSGWPNAMSAIMVAKEVFSKA